The window ataaataatcaagtaatttaaatgcaagggaatcaattttaaagctctaaaaattatggaaaattatagaaaaatacttgtataactcttgtaaattaGGTAATGATGCAAAACGACATTTTGAAAGTATATgtacttattttaaaaaatatgagggaaaatttgggtatcaacagctgtcCCTCTTTATCCggaaatgatgaaagagttgtcgggtaaagaaaattgATGATCAATTTTGTCCAAATTGAGTGAGGAATGAcgtattttttgaaaaaattggggccgaaccctggttcttaagttgcctacatatccctggtgttatggGAAACatgccgtgtgtagttctggatccaacggcgaacgaaaccgatggagttattATAAGAGGGTAGTGTCACAGGTAACAGAATTTTTTTAGGTGGAGCTATGGATGTAATTTTGAACATTAGGGATATATAAGGCGAGTATTTGAGCGGTTATGGGACAAAAGGGCAATCAATTAATGGTCGTCGGTTACGTTGGAGATAGTCAGGGATGTGAATGTTGTGAATGGAAACCAAAGTGAAAATTACTtctgtttgtagaacggttacctcccgagttacctgcaaaaacTTAAAACACATTGCACGTGAATATGTATAGGTTATtgcgaaaatttaaacatgatgcaaatttccttcagaccatgagggttgtctttggacagatgatgtccttagaccatgatgtcctgggccataaagcgtatgataagggattcgtaggccatgaaatggtgtcctcagTCTATGAGGACgatgcctctggactatgatgcctttgaataatgatgtgcagtttcgagagatcctcgtgccatggaatggtgtcttcatgatatgaggatggtgccttcagACTATAacgccttcggacaatgtggTGATGTTTCAGACCATAAAATGCAAAGATGTGGTGATATCGATCGTTTACTAGAGAAAACAGGTGATGCTTAGTCATAGGCAAGGACGAGagaagacaaggcttagtcttttatgagatgagggcagtgcttagccctatgcgaaGAAGGGAGACAGTTCTTAGTCTTGTGCAGTGTagcggagacagtgtttagtcttaGGCATGGGaggacaatgcttagcctcatggaaGGAATGGAGACAtcatttagtctcatgcaaagaaaggcactgcttagccttatgcaataggggagacagtgcttagtctcatgcaaagaatggagacaatgcttagtttcatgcaaggaaaggcagtgcttagagttatgcaataatggaggcaatgcttagcctcatgaaaggaatggagacagtgttaagtctcatgcaaagaaatccagtgcttagccttatgcaatagtggagacaatgcttagtctcaaacaaaaaatggagacagtgcttagtctcatgcaaggaaaggcagtgcttagtcttatgcaataatggaggcaatgcttagtctcatgcaaggaatggagaccgtgtttagtctctggcaaggaaaggTAATGGTTAGACTTAtgtaataatggaggcaatgcttagcctcatgcaaggaaaggaaatgcttggccttatgcaatgatgagggCAGCGCTTAGCCCTATATGAGGAAAATTAATGACTAAGTGCGAGAGGATAAAGCATTTCTTATCTTGATGTGTTTGCGTTTGGTGCCCTTTGTCGatgtgaagatagtgatcttgttgtGTGTATGTATTTGCGGACGTTCCTAttatgttcattgtgcctgcattcaaagaaaactCGTGAGTTTTGCGGGGGAAAGGTTAGTTCGTGCTCTCGATTCCTTGATTCGCCTTTCTTTTGTCTGAAGGCCCTGCTTGAATTACCCCGGGTAACGTCTGGCTGctatagaaacaaaattttcgaaaaacatgcatttgataaattatttatgaaaatgtagttgtttgaaatatgtgataatgcacgAGATCAAATAATTTTGATGAACTGGTGACTGTGACGCATTTTGAGACGTTGCAACCTTCTTGCTTtggaattttgaggatcctcctcaaaatgCTGCCCCAGTTTTAATGCATACTTCTGGCAACACATTCCTTGGCGGTTCCAAGCGTGATGAGATTGGGAAAACTCGAGACCTTGCCCTAATTTTCGACCATagggaaaatgaagattttattatgatatgaccgaacccacagggatgtctacgtatcccctcttaaacgggaatcaggtcaagcgtagttcagttacatcaaatagaaagtgcaaacataatgttaaacataatatctcttgattgcgtccCAATTGATAGGTTTTGTCCAATTCTCtccatccatctctgcaagtataaatgcTCCTCCTGTCAATacccggtgaaccatgtaagggcccttccagttgggtgagaatttcctctttgattcatcctgatgtgggaagattcgcTTTAGTACCAACTTCCCCGGCGTGAATTGCCTCTACTTGACTTTCTTGTTGAAAGCTattgccattctattctggtagagttgaccgtgacataccgcgttcattctttttccatcaatgagagctagttgttcataccggCTTCGTACCCATTCAGCATCACTGAACTCAGCTTTttgtatgattcttaaggaagggatttccacttcggcgggaataacggcttcagtaccataaaccagTAGATAGGGaattgccccagttgatgtacgAACTGTGGTACGTTACCCGAGTaaagcaaatggtagcttctcatCCATTctttgtaattatctaccattttcctcaatatcttttTGATGTTATTGTTGGCAGTTTCCACGGCTCTGTTCATTTGCGGCCTCTATGATGTAGAGTTCTGATttttgatcttgaatgtttcacacatggcgTTCATCAAAtcgctgttgagattggcggcattatCACTAATGATTAACTCTGGTACCCCAAATCGACAAACGATGCGGTCCCATACAAAATCTACTATAACCTTCTTAGTTACAACTTTGTAAGatgcagcttcaacccattttgtgaagtagtctatggccaccagAGTGAACCTATGTCTATTTGAAGCAGCGGGTTGGATTGGCCCGATGACATCCATtacccaagcggagaaaggctaGGGCAAACTTATTGCATTAAGTTCGTTGGGTGGTACTAGTATcatgtcagcatgtatctggcattggtgacacttttgaacatacttgatgcagtctgtttccatagtcatctagAAATACCTTGcacttaatatcttcttggccagaACGAAACCATTTATGTTGGGTTCGCAAGTTTTGGCATGTATTTCCTTGAGCAATCTAGACACACCCTTGGCATCGACGCATTGCAACAAACCCAAATCaagagtccttctatacagaattcctccactttgaaagaaatgattggccaatcTTCGAAGTGTGCGCTTCTGAGTATGGGTAGCACTTTTTGGATATTCTCCTTTTTCCAAGTATTCCTTGATGTTGGGGAACCACGGATTTCTGTCAATCCCTTCTTCAATATGAGCACAATAAActggctgcttatgaattcctatcgGGATAGGATCGATGGAATTCTTATCTAGGTGTTGTATCACGGAAGACAAAGTGGCTAGTGCATCTGTGAACTCATTttgaatccttggaacatgtttgaactctaactttgtgaacctcttgattaTCTCTTGTACACAATGCCAATATGgaaatatttttgtgttcttcGCAGCCCATTCCCCTAGAACCTGGTGCACTAAAAGATCTGAATATCTAATTACCAGCAACTCTTGAATGTCCATCATCAATAGCAATTCTGAGTCCCAGGATGCAGGCCTCTTATTCCGCCACATTGTTGGTGCATgaaaacctgagttttgcggataccggatagtgttgaccagtttctgatactaagacaacTCTGATatctactcctttgaagtttgctgctccgtcgaagaacatcctccaactaTCGTATGCCTCGgtaatatcttctcctacaaataATACCTCCTCATagggaaaatacattttcaatggtttgtattctccgtctacgggattttctgccaagtgatctgccaatgcttgccctttgactacCTTTTGAGTTACATAGACGATGTCAAACTCACTCAGCAATATTTGCCACTTCGCTAAATTACCCATAGGCATGaatttctgaaagatgtattttagcggatccatccttgatatgagatatgtagtgtatgcacagaaataatgtctcaacttctgagctatccatgGCAAAGAAGAGCATGTGCGTTCAAACAAAAAGTACCGGGCCTCATATGGCATGAAATTCTTGCTTAGATAATATATCGTCTGCTCCTTtcttccagtttcatcatgttgtcccacaACACAACCAAAAGCTTCATCTAACACGGATAAATAAAGTAGTAGATATCTTCCTGGTTCTGGTGGTACCAACACAggcggtttagataaatactccttgattttgtcgaaggctttctagCATTCTTTAGTCtagcttgttgcagcatctttcctcagcattctgAAGATTGGCTCACAAATCAccattgattgtgctataaaattGCTGATATAATTGAGACGCcatagaaaactcatcacatctttcttattctttggaggCGGCATGTCGTATATAGCTTTGATCTTTGACGGGTCTAACTCAATACCCCAACAACTGGCGAAGAAACCTAACAACTTTCTAACAGGGACCCCGAAGGCATattttgcaggattcaacttcaaattgtatttttgaAGCCGATCAAAAAATTTCTTCAGGTCTATtatgtgatccgaactccttttagatttgatgataacatcatccacgcaCACCTCTATttctttgtgtatcatgtcgtggaaaatagtcatcatggccctcatgtaggtggacCCAACATTCTTCAGACCAACGGCGTCATTTTGTAATAATATATTCctcatggtgtgataaaggcggtctttttggcatcctcttcatccatccaaatctgatggtatgctgcgaagcaatccacaaaagattggagttcatgcttggtgcAGTTGTCaattagtatgtgtatgttgggcagcgggaaatcatccttaggactttctctgttcaaatctctgtacacatactctaactttcccatctttcttcggaactggcacaattttggccaaccaagtcgggtattcgaccactcggagaaccttgtctttgattttcttggtggcctcctcttttatcttcaaactcatatccagCTTGAACTTTCTGAGATTCTACTTTactggtggacacatgggattggtgggtagcttgtgagctactatggatgtgatGAAACTAGTcatatcgtcgtaggaccatgcgaTGATGTCTTCATACTCCTTTAGGAATCTAATATATTCTTCTTTCTTCgatggtgatagatgaatgcttatacgtgTTTCCTTGGCCAtttcggaatcccctaagttaacggcctCAGTCTCCTtcaaattagactttggtttgttttcaaaatccTCTACCTCTTTGATAATTTCCTcaagtattatatcatcttccagatcctctgaaacATTGTCCTTATGTTGCattatctcattacatgtcatagtcgtaggttcatcaggatatgtaataattatgctgaaaagaaatgtagaaagataataataaatataaaaagcagtaatgcattaataaaacttttaaaaacgtcaacaagtacgactcaatggctcgagtaattatttcaaaacaaaatactgaaaaatgtctcaaatgctctaaactatttgaaaataattaatgCTAAGTTGcaaggctacccaggaactcacCGGGACCGAGATGGTGCaacggtccagttcttgagaacaactccttcttCCACGGTCtaaatggtaaggtcttcctacTCCCCCCTCCTCCTTAACATTTGCACTGCATtccatgtcttcttcatctaGAAACAGCTTCCTCATGCCAGCAAAAACctcatcttcctcagatccccacatcatgtcagcctgATGAAATGTCTGGTGTAGAGGTGGTACGGGTTGTTCCAGTGGATAGTAAGGAGCATGCCAttgtggcgaccaattctgatattCTGGATATGTGTATTCATATCAGAGTCCAAAAGTCATGCCATGGTACTGTCGTTGtacgggtttggtgatcccctgaagctttttgccgagacccttgccaggtttATACCTCGTCCATAGCAGTATGttttctatcttgttgctccaccatcgatccttttcaattgcgttaacCCGCTTAAtgtgatggtatgtttctccacccagcttCCTTCTATTTCCAATGACTGGAACGGTCTGGTTGGTGTGGATGGGGTTGCTTCCATCTTCATGGATGATCACCTCCGGATGATTCCACTCAAATTTCACAGCCTGGAGCAGAATTGAAGCCACTACCCAGGCGGTATGTATCCATGGTCATCCCAATAATAgattgtaagtagcagatatatctagcacttggaacacgacatcaaaccaagtcggacccatctgtagactgaggttgatttctccaatggtggctctctgagatccatcaaACGCCTTCACATTTatgcttcccattcgtatctCGTACATGCCTTTACCTAGTCTCTTTAGAGTGGTCAGTGGACATATGTTATGACTTGAACCTCTATCGATCAAGACCCTGGTGAAGAACTTATCTTCAAATTGCACCGTGATGTGCAACGCCCTGTTGTGActcagtccttctggtggtaattcatcttcgtggaaagtgattttgtggctttccGATACCTGTctgaccatgttagccatctctccactggtgatgccggtgggtacataagctttacttaacaccttcatcaaagcattcCTGTGCGTGTctgagttttgcagcagtgataaaatggatatatAAGCAGACGTTTTGTTCAACTGGTGAACAATAGAGTACTCCCTTTCTTGTATCTTCCTTCAAAGATCATCAGTGCTAGTCTCGACAACATGCAACTTAGGTGCAGCTTCCTTGCTTGTTCGTCCCAAATTATCAAGTGTATAAACTCTGctagttctagtcataccttgagCAGCACCTGTTTCCTCCATTTTTtgcttttccctttcttcttgcttCTGCAATGTAATTCCACGGGACGACATCAGACTAGTAAGATGGTGTGAGAGCTACTATTACAGTGAAGGGCGTAgttacctcaacttcaaatggtgcttgggtttgtaccacaactggcgTGAGGGTGATCGGAGATATTTTAGAAGCGTCTCCCTCTCGAATgattctatcacattcactccctcacctctgtgatccgggagagggttgttacgaacatttggtgcagcttcctttgcctgtatgatCTTAGTGTCGATCAgcgtctgaatcttgtcttttaACGTGCGACCctcctcaatggtatgacccttcatgcctgaatgataagaacatgttttgttggggttgatctaTTGGGAGTGATTTTCCATAACAACAGGAATATGAGTAACATAACCAGcggccttcagtctctcatagagttggtctatgggttcaacAATTGGGGTATATTGTCTAGGAGGTCTGCGGTAAAAATTCGGACGTGGCTTCGGGTAGTTTTGGCAGGCGGgcggaggtgaatggtaatatgtagGTTAATTATTATAGGTATGGTTGGTGGCAGCAGGGTGTTGGTATCTTGGGGATAAGGGTtgatatatgggtggaggtgcTTGGTATGTAAGGGGggacttagggccctgggctaccatcatGACACCCACTTCTTTATTCTTCGAAATGCCTCCTGATTGCAAAGCTTTATTCGTGTCCTGCAATGCCTCTAAATTGGTCACCATCCCCTTCTTAATTCCtccttctattctttctcctagcttgatgatgtcggagaacttgtgattttcaatgaccatcaacctttcataatactgcggatcttgagctctaacaaagaacttgttcatttgttcttcttcaagtgctggGATTTCCTTTGCGGCCTCTGATCTCTATCGAGTAGCgtactcgcggaaggtttctgtcggcttcttcttgaggttttgaatgtagaaaatgtctggcgcattttttgtgttgaacctgaatctatccatgaaatcaGATGCCATACTCACCTAACTAACCtacttctttgggttttgactgatataccaagacaaggcATCTCCTGTGAGGCTTCACATGAACAATTTCATGCGAATTTGTTCATTCTTGCCCATTCCTACTAGCTTGTCGCAATATGTTCTCAGTTATACCTTCGGATCAGCAGTACTATTGAACATTTCAAACTTGGGAGGTatgtaaccctccggcagttccacatctggctgaatacataGGTTTTCATAATTTAGACCTTCAACGCCTTTACCACCTTTAACACTCTGAACTCTAccagtgagcttcttgagttcctctgccatgtttttaatgagcaggtccttctcagtcaattcgggtatgtatagggtttgttgcgGGGTGTGGTGTAAGATTTACACATATATCGGATTGCTTTGATGGATTCCTGGAACTTGGTTATATGTGTGGTCATTGGTCAAGTTTTGGGGATCGGGAGTATGTTGTGGTACATTTTGGGGAGTAtgataagtagtggtttgcgGGTACTGGGTTggatgatggtggtgttgttgagaGGTTGGTACTGGTGGCGGGTTAAGGTTCTGGGATGTGCAGTATAGTGGTATGGTATGGGAGGATTTGGTGGTGGGTTCTGGTTTTGTGTGTTATGcggtggtgtttggttctgggtagtcaggttttgctggttgatatctggaacattgagagtaagggagaggtttgccaaATGTTCTTCTTCAAatgtaagaccaactcattctgtcCCGGAGTACTTCGACCATTTGAAGTTTCAACGTTTTCCGCCATAGTagcattgtctttcctgataccacttaaatcatccattttctcttttcctttgcctttgCCTTTGGGGTCGCTTGGTGTAGGAGAAGGTGGAGGACCTttggatctagtgtggtatgctgatgatgtCAGTATACATGAACCAAAATTtaggaatgggaataatcaataataaaagaaaaagcaaaaggcaATCAAGTTAGTACGGTGAAATCAAAGAGTATttgcagtatttaaacatgtttcataaagtcatgcaataattcatgtcctaattttggggaccttattgtgcctgaggtaggcctaagtgacacatagacttggagaaaattgatacCAACATTTGCtttatttcattaatgcgaaaatgagtcaaatcaaacttttactaaatcgacaataataacaaagttactaatggcatttagccttattacatcgcAATCTAAATCTAAGCTAGAAAGAAGTAAAGAATATCATGTCTtagtctacttggtccctgaaggaccttctacatgcttggctcttttgaccccatcaatcaggtTCCCCAGATCGCGAATATCCAACAATAAGTAAGTttttgctagatgtcctccttcaccGTCATCCATGCCTTGGCAATCcgagagtctctttctcatcttcccctctagctccatcaatccttgttccaagtattccaatctttctgttgacttagtggaaatctccttccattcccttATCGACTCCAAGTTCACTTTGTGTTATTCCAAATGTTTAGCTTCAaactcgaacacccttttgcgtgGACCTTATACTTAACATGTGCCTCATCTACTTTATCTTTGATTCTGTCCTTCAGATTTACAGCCGGCTTGACGTCCCCCACTACGTTGTCTTCcaaccatgatagatagtagtacatatgccCGACGTTATACCTGTCTGTCTAAATGGTTCctccttccacaatgatcttttggtttCACATGTGTTGCGCCTCGAACTTAAACGGAATGACATCTCCTTTGAAATCTATCTTATACTGGACAATTTTGGAAACcagaggtatgacttgtttcctcCCAGCTTGTCGCATTACCCTTATAAGAGCATAAGAATAGATGCCTTGCAACCCGATCAGTACCAAATGAGTATTCCCCCTTGATCTgataatgaactcactactaggaaaccattcaaacatccaatgcatcTGCTCGTCTGTCATATTACTAAAGAAATGCACCCAACTTACAGCATTTCCAGGTTGTGCAAACTTGTCTGGAATAAacatcattttctttgggtgatagTTGGATATGCCATCATTCAATGGCCTTCCCAGAAGCTCTTGTCGGTATTCTCCTCTCTGTAAGTGTTCCAGCAGCAagacttgtagcaatagattacaGTCCTCAAAGTGTCCAAACCCCTGCTTGTACCGATCTAGAgcacggtacatctcagctaagatcatagggatgatggtaTAAGTTTGTCCATCGATGGCATCCATTAAGATCttagcgaccatggctaagcgagtatgaatccttcccactttcattggaaatatcaacagcCCCAAGAAGCAGGTGACGAACACATAAACATGGCGATGCACCCATCCCGATGAAGTAATGGCTAGTTCGTCATGGTGAAGACGATAcaacttgctatgcccataacgctcgtaaagaaATTCAAAAGGGATGTACGATTTCTTTAGATAGAGTagctcatcattcttcttaaaacccaacattttcagaaaacaATGGGGTGTGCGATTCTCTAGTACCAGTAATctcggactatcccatggcaacttggcgaagcctcctatttcttctaggagaggagtcatttctatattgccaaatcgaaaAACAATTCTTTTCTcgtcccagaacatggtggcggcctcaatcaattCCCTATTTGGCCGAATGTTTAGCAAGGATGGCAAGTCACCAAGTACTCTTCTCACATGATTTTTATTGCAAGGTGCAAGATCTTTCCACCAGTTAAgtagcaaaggtgggatgttttggaccataccgaacctggggatttcATGCTTTATTTTCTGTAAACAAACAAAGGTTATCCCTTTCCCTCTCTAGATTTGACTACttatgcaataatgatcaacatgttggcatattttctccaactaatgcacataatatgatagtatccattgggattgtggaaatcccttcggactttggacaaggttcataTTTGCGGGTTGTTACGTTAATAACGcttcaacccgtactaggtttagcatgatgcatgtacatttcaagttggagtagggtttctagaatggtctagactggtactcccaggTGAACAACTTGAGAGGAAAAGGCACGGGAGCGTCGAttgcaccgttgatcgactagtctactgcAAATAAGCCTTTTTGATTTAAAAAGTGTGATTTTTAGGAAAGTGCGGACACTTATtaagcgccgctatgttgataattggcatgaGTGAAGTACGATGTGGAGCATGTTTTATGcagaaataataatatatttccaAGTATTTGCGTGTAAAAAGaagtaaaataaaaatagtaaaagtgaacatgaaaagaagagaaaagaaaagaaagacaaaagaaagaaGTCAGTTTGGCTTATGAAAATGTGCGAGAACGTAATGTAGCAGTCAAGATGAAAAGAAATGGAGAGTGCTTATACATGCTATAGCAAacaaaagagaataagaaaagggatgtgcatgtcatagtaaatttaaacaaataaaggagaataaggaaagggatgtgcatgtcatagcaaatttaaacaaataaaggtgagtaGTGGAAGAGATGTGCATCTCATAGCAAATTAAACAAATATAGGTGTataaggaaagggatgtgcatgtcatagtaaatttaaacaaataaaagtGAGTAGTGAAAGGGATGTGTATGCCATagcaaatttaaaaaaataaaggtgtataagggaagggatgtgaatataataaaaacaattaatccacataagtcaagttcgTTATGGCAAGACCCTAAGTGAAaatccccagtagagtcgccatgcggtcgcgccccgttttctcgcgaaagcgggtttcgtcgtgtgacaactcttttaaatgggagttaaaagagaagagtcgccacctattGATTTTTAAGGTGTattagggaacctatttgcgaataactctgtttgactagtttgtgtcaccaaagatcgggtaagggctcaaattacctcaaagagaaggtgttaggcactcttcgaggtccacaactgtgggtctcgaccgaactttaaactatgtggattatgtaattagacTAGATgagcaaataaataaaagaaaatttagaAGTCGGAAAGTCTTATCATAACTCATGAGAATCGATACGAAATCTTAATGACTAtaaggatacaactacattgatatatg is drawn from Nicotiana tomentosiformis chromosome 12, ASM39032v3, whole genome shotgun sequence and contains these coding sequences:
- the LOC138902228 gene encoding uncharacterized protein — encoded protein: MWRNKRPASWDSELLLMMDIQELLVIRYSDLLVHQVLGEWAAKNTKIFPYWHCVQEIIKRFTKLEFKHVPRIQNEFTDALATLSSVIQHLDKNSIDPIPIGIHKQPVYCAHIEEGIDRNPWFPNIKEYLEKGEYPKSATHTQKRTLRRLANHFFQSGGILYRRTLDLGLLQCVDAKGVSRLLKEIHAKTCEPNINGFVLAKKILSARYF